In Castanea sativa cultivar Marrone di Chiusa Pesio chromosome 6, ASM4071231v1, a single window of DNA contains:
- the LOC142641754 gene encoding transcriptional regulator STERILE APETALA, giving the protein MSSSSSSSSEDGNGNGNGGGSTIARRGGDFEGPSTSRQRAVNEVWPEHFVEALAAQVAIDASHSIGRLAAAPALANVFQVCSTWRAVSRWDALWHRLTRSIWGRAQLLHDTWHDEFVYWHRTAQNFHTGRSAHGTLAFDDVDNQDGYTCRCMTMSDRHLACGFADGAVRVFDLAMHNHVVTLRPHEGNHLGQFARAVSGIVINGATLAFATLDGDIHVAMIIGGGGVIRRAHEGNVVNDGALVDFTGCGSGRWWVGLYAGAPNRAFHIWDSVTEELVYVNGSLTNPESVMGWHLLINENQYVGRVRVVTTIISEEEEDHQLAVACTSSRLIVFDLRNPAVTLFEEESNRGFIVTSVDVSNDARYIRVDNRGDARVCRLGTLEEVCRFNIYGGAGGGRSGSQRRVMVMGCMNLGYALMCVGGMIRVWEVLHGGYLYHFRERIGEVNAVVANERYVAAASSDRRIHLWDFGADQ; this is encoded by the exons AtgtcttcctcttcttcttcttcctccgaAGATGGCAATGGCAATGGCAATGGTGGTGGCAGCACTATTGCAAGAAGAGGGGGTGATTTTGAAGGGCCTTCAACTTCTCGCCAACGTGCTGTTAACGAGGTTTGGCCGGAGCATTTTGTTGAAGCTCTAGCTGCCCAAGTCGCCATTGACGCTTCTCACTCTATTGGACGTCTTGCTGCGGCTCCTGCTCTCGCCAATGTATTTCAG GTTTGTTCGACGTGGCGGGCTGTTTCTCGTTGGGATGCCTTGTGGCACCGGCTTACTCGTAGTATTTGGGGTCGGGCCCAGCTCCTTCACGACACATGGCATGATGAGTTCGTATATTGGCATCGGACGGCCCAAAACTTTCACACGGGAAGGTCAGCACATGGTACCCTTGCATTTGATGACGTGGACAATCAGGATGGCTACACGTGTCGTTGCATGACTATGTCAGACCGGCACTTGGCATGTGGTTTTGCTGACGGGGCAGTGAGGGTGTTTGACCTTGCTATGCACAATCACGTGGTCACCTTGAGGCCCCACGAGGGCAACCATCTTGGGCAATTTGCGAGGGCAGTGTCAGGCATTGTCATCAACGGTGCCACGTTGGCATTCGCCACGTTGGATGGGGATATACATGTGGCAATGATAATTGGGGGCGGGGGTGTAATTAGAAGGGCACATGAGGGGAATGTGGTAAATGATGGGGCATTAGTGGACTTTACTGGGTGTGGGAGTGGGAGATGGTGGGTGGGGCTTTACGCGGGTGCACCCAACCGGGCCTTCCACATATGGGACAGTGTAACGGAAGAGCTTGTATACGTGAATGGGTCATTGACTAACCCAGAATCAGTAATGGGCTGGCACTTGTTAATCAATGAGAATCAGTATGTTGGGCGAGTAAGAGTAGTGACGACAATTataagtgaagaagaagaagatcatCAATTGGCAGTGGCATGCACCAGTTCAAGGCTCATTGTATTCGACTTGAGGAACCCTGCGGTGACTTTGTTCGAGGAAGAGAGTAATAGAGGATTCATTGTGACCTCGGTTGATGTTAGCAATGATGCGAGGTACATTAGGGTGGATAACCGTGGTGACGCTAGAGTGTGCCGGCTAGGTACATTAGAGGAAGTGTGTAGGTTTAATATATATGGTGGGGCTGGGGGTGGAAGATCCGGTTCACAAAGGCGTGTAATGGTGATGGGGTGTATGAACTTGGGGTATGCGCTAATGTGCGTAGGGGGTATGATAAGGGTGTGGGAGGTTCTGCATGGTG